In the Rhodospirillaceae bacterium genome, one interval contains:
- a CDS encoding molybdopterin-dependent oxidoreductase: MTHHSSRSIPSNSSLSRRTFFVMSAVAGGLMLGTRLPQSHAAVAKGETAELNAFVQVMPDERVSIVVPGVEIGQGVYTTLPKVVAEEMDANWDLVEVRLATANPAYGNPAKDGRQSTGGSDAVMGYYETLRKMGAAAREMLVRAAAKELNVPPESLSVSDGVITHGESGRTLTFGAVAEAAAKLTPVEEPVLKDRADFKLLGKEVRRKDTPAKVDGSAVYGADVDLPGKLYAALRTSPVYGGEILSDNREEIAKRPGVVAVTEVDGGLAVIGETFWQAKTAAESMVVDWDFKGGDAINSQDLWAEMRASLDDEARPFFGATGDAPATIEAAEKSFEAEYEVPFLAHACMEPMASTALVTESECKMWSPHQQQDAAREAAAKVTGFAIENVHLQNTFAGGGFGRKWEVDFAVQSVQAAMAVPGRPVSLIWTREQDIQHDFYRAAYVARVRAALDDDGKLIAMHSRLAGQSILQFQNRPRNFPDPTSVGGAVGGSYAIDNKLIDYVEYKPTVPVGFWRGVASSQNGFFSESAMDELAVMAGKDPYEFRRDLIVDKPRELAVLNKVAEMAGWGRDMPSGRGLGIAFCPGFGSVNAQVAEVDVSSGDLRVVKVWCAYDCGFALDPSNVVHQMESGITYALTAALFGEITLEKGVVVQSNFHDYDAVRLANMPEVEVALIESDQLVGGAGEAAVPATAPAVANAIYAATGQRIRRLPLPSSGFSVA, encoded by the coding sequence ATGACCCACCATTCTTCTCGCTCGATTCCATCCAACTCAAGCTTAAGCCGCCGCACTTTCTTTGTAATGTCTGCCGTTGCTGGCGGGCTGATGCTGGGCACTCGGCTGCCACAGTCCCACGCGGCGGTGGCAAAGGGCGAGACGGCTGAACTGAACGCCTTCGTGCAGGTGATGCCGGACGAGCGGGTTTCTATTGTGGTGCCAGGGGTGGAGATCGGTCAGGGCGTGTACACGACGCTGCCCAAAGTGGTTGCCGAGGAAATGGACGCCAACTGGGATCTGGTTGAAGTGCGTCTTGCCACAGCCAATCCGGCCTATGGCAACCCCGCCAAAGACGGTCGTCAGTCCACGGGTGGCTCGGATGCTGTCATGGGCTATTACGAGACACTCCGGAAAATGGGTGCCGCCGCCCGTGAGATGCTGGTGCGCGCTGCTGCAAAAGAATTGAATGTGCCGCCTGAGAGTTTGTCAGTGAGTGACGGTGTTATTACCCATGGTGAATCAGGCCGGACACTGACCTTTGGAGCCGTGGCAGAGGCGGCCGCCAAGCTCACGCCGGTTGAAGAGCCCGTTCTTAAAGACCGTGCAGATTTTAAGCTGTTGGGCAAAGAGGTGCGTCGCAAAGATACACCGGCCAAAGTTGATGGCTCGGCTGTTTACGGTGCCGATGTTGATCTTCCAGGCAAGCTGTATGCGGCCTTGCGTACATCACCTGTTTATGGTGGTGAAATCCTCAGCGACAACAGAGAAGAGATCGCGAAGCGCCCGGGTGTGGTCGCGGTCACGGAAGTGGACGGCGGCTTGGCGGTGATCGGCGAAACCTTCTGGCAGGCTAAAACAGCCGCCGAGTCCATGGTTGTCGATTGGGATTTTAAGGGCGGCGACGCCATCAATTCTCAAGACTTGTGGGCAGAAATGCGTGCGTCGCTGGACGATGAAGCGCGGCCCTTCTTTGGCGCAACAGGTGATGCACCTGCAACAATTGAAGCCGCAGAAAAATCCTTTGAGGCCGAGTATGAAGTGCCATTCTTGGCCCATGCCTGTATGGAGCCGATGGCGTCAACCGCCTTAGTCACCGAATCAGAGTGCAAGATGTGGTCGCCGCACCAGCAACAAGATGCGGCGCGTGAAGCTGCGGCCAAAGTCACCGGCTTCGCCATTGAAAATGTCCATCTGCAAAATACATTTGCCGGTGGCGGCTTTGGCCGGAAGTGGGAAGTGGATTTCGCCGTACAGTCTGTGCAGGCCGCGATGGCCGTGCCGGGTCGTCCGGTCAGCCTGATCTGGACCCGCGAGCAAGATATTCAGCACGACTTCTATCGTGCGGCCTATGTCGCCCGTGTGAGGGCCGCGCTTGATGACGATGGCAAATTGATTGCTATGCACAGCCGCTTGGCGGGCCAGTCCATTTTACAGTTCCAAAACCGTCCGCGCAATTTTCCTGACCCAACCTCTGTTGGCGGGGCTGTGGGCGGATCGTATGCGATTGACAACAAGCTGATTGATTACGTTGAATACAAGCCAACCGTTCCGGTTGGATTCTGGCGCGGTGTGGCGTCGTCCCAAAACGGCTTTTTCTCGGAAAGCGCCATGGACGAACTGGCTGTTATGGCTGGCAAGGACCCCTATGAATTCCGCCGGGATTTGATTGTCGATAAGCCGCGCGAACTGGCTGTGCTGAATAAGGTGGCCGAGATGGCAGGCTGGGGCCGTGATATGCCGTCAGGCCGTGGTCTTGGCATCGCGTTCTGCCCTGGTTTTGGTTCGGTCAATGCGCAAGTGGCCGAGGTGGATGTGTCGTCTGGTGATTTGCGTGTGGTCAAAGTCTGGTGTGCCTATGACTGCGGCTTTGCCCTTGATCCGTCTAATGTGGTGCATCAGATGGAGAGCGGCATCACCTATGCCTTAACGGCTGCCCTGTTTGGTGAGATCACACTGGAAAAGGGTGTGGTTGTGCAATCCAACTTCCATGATTACGACGCGGTGCGCTTGGCGAATATGCCTGAGGTGGAAGTCGCGTTAATCGAATCTGACCAGCTGGTCGGTGGCGCGGGGGAAGCGGCTGTGCCGGCAACAGCGCCTGCGGTGGCCAACGCGATTTATGCTGCCACAGGGCAGCGGATTCGTCGACTGCCCTTGCCCAGTTCAGGGTTTAGCGTCGCTTAA
- a CDS encoding formylglycine-generating enzyme family protein, with translation MKLFYTVVIAVVAQSAVAVAEPGDVLKDCEFCPDLVIVPAGEFRMGTPLGVPVDNETGEQPPVHMTIPNDYALGRTEVTNREFAAFAEDTGFEPTVLCRVWNDKLQRYDDDPNRTWRRPGVPSNPKPDHPVSCVSWQDAKAYVVWLAERSGQLYRLPTEAEWEYAARAGSDGLYPWGNNPHQGCAWVNAYDLDSLERYPLAWTHMACRDGFAGVAPVGSLKPNAFGLYDMLGNVWEFAEDCATKSHIGRPKDGRAWVWQGGCERIIQRGGGWMTSVARIRPGYHGDANATHRFDFGGFRVARDLTPAERGAP, from the coding sequence GTGAAGCTATTTTATACTGTTGTTATAGCTGTTGTTGCTCAGTCAGCAGTGGCTGTGGCCGAGCCTGGCGACGTTCTGAAAGATTGTGAATTTTGTCCCGACTTGGTGATTGTCCCAGCTGGTGAATTTCGCATGGGGACCCCGCTGGGTGTGCCGGTGGACAATGAAACCGGTGAACAGCCGCCAGTGCACATGACGATCCCCAATGACTATGCGCTGGGGCGTACCGAAGTCACAAATCGTGAGTTTGCGGCCTTTGCAGAAGACACAGGTTTTGAGCCCACGGTGCTCTGCCGGGTCTGGAACGACAAACTTCAGCGCTATGACGACGACCCCAACCGCACATGGCGGCGCCCGGGTGTGCCCTCTAACCCGAAGCCGGATCATCCGGTCAGCTGTGTGTCATGGCAGGATGCCAAAGCCTATGTGGTCTGGCTGGCCGAGCGCTCTGGGCAACTCTATCGCCTGCCGACAGAAGCGGAGTGGGAATACGCCGCGCGGGCCGGGTCGGATGGTCTTTACCCTTGGGGCAACAATCCCCATCAGGGCTGCGCCTGGGTCAATGCCTATGATCTGGACAGTCTGGAGCGTTATCCTCTGGCCTGGACGCACATGGCCTGCCGCGATGGTTTTGCGGGCGTGGCCCCAGTGGGGTCGCTCAAGCCGAATGCGTTTGGTCTTTACGACATGCTGGGCAATGTGTGGGAATTTGCCGAAGACTGCGCCACCAAATCGCACATCGGGCGGCCCAAAGACGGCCGCGCCTGGGTCTGGCAAGGCGGCTGTGAACGCATCATTCAGCGGGGTGGGGGATGGATGACCTCTGTCGCCCGCATCCGGCCTGGGTATCATGGGGATGCCAATGCCACACACCGGTTTGACTTCGGTGGTTTTCGTGTGGCGCGGGATTTAACGCCCGCTGAGCGAGGTGCGCCATGA
- a CDS encoding formylglycine-generating enzyme family protein, whose amino-acid sequence MKYAYGLAVFLLSLSAQAQDAGAVLQDCEDCPRVVVIPAGQFEMGTPVGAYEVNVESGEGPPITITVPQAYAIGETEVTIGQFEAFVKATGYEAGKGCQVIGDGGGSIDDPEASWRKPVQPIRAKDTHPVSCIDYAASVAYADWLSQMTGQVYRLPTEAEWEYAARAGSTAPRPWGANNSFEGVSISLTCEHANAYDVESQKHYTFAWPYARCSDGYTDVSPVASFEKSAYGLYDMMGNLWERVQDCYTASYWGRPRDSSAWVWDGGCERRVVRGGGWYSRPTNVRPARRASGSVDGRGNDLGFRVVRELGS is encoded by the coding sequence ATGAAGTACGCCTATGGACTTGCTGTTTTTCTGTTGTCTTTGAGTGCGCAAGCGCAAGATGCTGGCGCGGTATTGCAAGACTGCGAAGATTGCCCGCGCGTGGTGGTTATTCCGGCGGGGCAGTTTGAGATGGGAACGCCAGTCGGGGCCTATGAAGTCAATGTAGAGTCGGGCGAAGGACCACCGATCACAATTACAGTGCCGCAGGCTTATGCCATTGGCGAGACGGAAGTCACCATTGGTCAGTTTGAAGCCTTTGTCAAAGCCACCGGATATGAAGCAGGCAAAGGCTGTCAGGTGATTGGCGACGGCGGTGGCAGCATCGATGATCCGGAGGCCAGTTGGCGCAAACCGGTCCAGCCGATACGGGCCAAAGACACGCATCCGGTGTCGTGTATCGATTACGCGGCCAGTGTGGCCTATGCCGACTGGCTGTCACAGATGACGGGACAGGTCTATCGCCTGCCGACCGAAGCCGAATGGGAATACGCCGCCCGGGCGGGCAGCACCGCGCCCCGGCCCTGGGGGGCAAACAACTCTTTTGAGGGGGTGTCGATTTCCCTGACCTGTGAGCACGCCAACGCCTACGATGTGGAGTCTCAAAAGCACTACACCTTCGCTTGGCCCTATGCCCGCTGTAGCGATGGCTATACCGATGTGTCGCCTGTCGCCTCTTTTGAGAAAAGCGCCTATGGCCTGTACGATATGATGGGCAATCTGTGGGAGCGGGTGCAGGATTGCTACACCGCCAGCTACTGGGGCCGCCCGCGTGACAGCAGCGCCTGGGTCTGGGACGGTGGCTGCGAGCGTCGTGTGGTGCGTGGGGGCGGTTGGTACAGTCGCCCGACAAATGTACGCCCGGCGCGGCGCGCCAGCGGCAGTGTTGATGGCCGCGGCAATGATTTAGGGTTTAGAGTGGTCAGAGAGTTGGGCTCATAG
- a CDS encoding SUMF1/EgtB/PvdO family nonheme iron enzyme, with protein sequence MMRMFYVLAAGLLSAAVQAQAPGTVIQDCEDCPELVVIPSGSFMMGTPISDREVDLTRGEGPQVKITIDYQFAAGRYEVTHGQFKTFVEATGHQVTEECRVWSDTIGFNDDDTASWKDRRQPKRVKDEHPVGCVSWNDAKAYTEWLTKTTGKRYRLLTEAEWEYAARAGTTTSRFWGESSGEACAWANTFDLDGAEEYPFPWFPATCRDGYADLAPVGQFKPNAFGLYDMIGNVWEWTEDCWAATHIGRPRDGSAWTWSPGCDMHTTRGGGWLSAPERNRIAWPGRDPIDKRNTQFGFRVARDLGPKSEVSEGGSIRRMTLFTSDVELSKAFWSEAMGYQVSFEDTEFGGAETAGSLNLDEGNRAHFVMMDPVGGEGPMIGLLGSSGNEFVPLEREGAQRPRAGESLLVVKVPDIFATFEKLEQMGAQIASKPSRLSGQMTSVVGYEGTVYTPDGTRINVQEIESGG encoded by the coding sequence ATGATGCGCATGTTTTACGTTCTGGCAGCGGGGCTGCTTTCAGCTGCGGTTCAGGCACAAGCGCCGGGAACGGTCATTCAAGACTGTGAGGATTGCCCGGAGTTGGTGGTGATTCCCAGTGGCTCATTCATGATGGGCACCCCGATCAGTGATCGCGAGGTCGACCTGACCAGAGGGGAAGGGCCGCAGGTCAAAATCACGATTGATTACCAGTTCGCAGCCGGACGCTATGAAGTCACCCATGGCCAGTTCAAAACCTTTGTCGAGGCGACCGGGCATCAGGTCACGGAAGAATGCCGGGTGTGGAGCGATACCATTGGGTTTAATGACGATGACACCGCCAGTTGGAAAGACCGGCGTCAGCCGAAGCGGGTCAAAGACGAACATCCGGTGGGGTGTGTGTCGTGGAACGATGCCAAGGCCTACACAGAGTGGCTGACCAAAACCACAGGCAAACGCTACCGGCTGCTGACGGAGGCCGAGTGGGAATATGCGGCGCGGGCCGGCACAACAACCTCGCGGTTCTGGGGTGAGAGTTCCGGTGAAGCCTGCGCCTGGGCCAACACCTTTGATCTGGATGGGGCCGAGGAGTATCCGTTTCCCTGGTTCCCGGCGACCTGCCGCGACGGCTATGCGGACTTGGCCCCGGTGGGGCAGTTCAAGCCCAATGCGTTTGGTCTGTACGATATGATCGGCAACGTCTGGGAGTGGACGGAAGACTGCTGGGCGGCAACACACATTGGGCGTCCGCGCGACGGCTCAGCCTGGACCTGGTCACCGGGCTGCGACATGCACACTACGCGCGGTGGCGGTTGGTTGTCAGCGCCAGAACGCAATCGCATTGCCTGGCCGGGCCGAGACCCGATTGATAAGCGCAACACGCAATTTGGCTTTCGTGTCGCCCGCGATTTAGGCCCCAAAAGTGAGGTCAGCGAAGGAGGTTCGATTCGTCGCATGACCTTATTCACGTCTGACGTTGAACTGTCGAAGGCCTTTTGGTCCGAAGCCATGGGCTATCAAGTGAGCTTTGAAGACACAGAATTCGGCGGCGCAGAAACCGCTGGATCGCTCAACCTGGACGAGGGCAATCGTGCGCACTTTGTGATGATGGACCCGGTTGGCGGGGAAGGCCCGATGATCGGCCTGCTGGGCTCAAGCGGTAATGAATTTGTGCCCCTGGAACGCGAGGGCGCGCAACGTCCCCGGGCCGGCGAGTCTCTGCTGGTGGTCAAGGTGCCCGACATTTTTGCGACCTTCGAAAAGCTGGAACAGATGGGCGCGCAAATCGCCTCAAAGCCGTCTCGCTTATCGGGTCAGATGACCAGCGTGGTGGGCTATGAGGGCACGGTGTATACGCCGGATGGAACCCGCATCAATGTGCAGGAAATCGAGTCTGGAGGCTGA
- a CDS encoding FAD-dependent oxidoreductase, translating into MTAHPTLSRRSSLGLLAGTALAGTLTTGMATGAAGLGSRRALAADTADVVIVGAGLAGLTAASWLESEGYSTTIVEAKDRIGGRCYTMTDLPGNPEAGGSSVGAMYARFLDFCDRLGVKRTPATSSGFGTHIHIKGINILNEDWADHPLNPFQGEARALTPAAYRFRMIDKYKLFGDLESWWEPEIAAQDRSLRDLMLANGHSEAEIRLGMDTNPGYGHSIDDLSAVHMMHVWNFARSQFEAEAPNFWNIEGGNSSLVNAMAAALTGAIHRNTPVAGIRTGGAGVEVVADDGRVFTGKRAVVTLPFSALKFVAFDPVITGVQAEAIQTMPYGACFHAFLEVDAPYWEDDGLPAGMWMDTTPGRMGPQTENGEAGSQNVVGQYVFATGRLASFLNRLPQDQAEARLIADLVAARPAAKGKVRVRRSWSWSNDPYAGGMYAYWRPGMIAKYKEKMIQPTGSIHFAGEHTSQSTRGLEGAMESGERAAFEVLDVLG; encoded by the coding sequence ATGACGGCACATCCCACACTTTCAAGACGCTCCAGCCTGGGCCTGCTGGCGGGCACGGCCCTTGCGGGAACCCTGACAACGGGTATGGCAACGGGGGCGGCGGGTCTCGGATCACGCCGCGCGTTGGCCGCAGATACGGCCGATGTGGTGATCGTCGGCGCTGGGTTGGCGGGTCTCACGGCGGCGAGCTGGTTGGAAAGCGAAGGCTATTCCACCACCATCGTCGAGGCGAAAGACCGCATCGGCGGGCGCTGCTACACCATGACCGACCTGCCCGGCAATCCGGAAGCCGGCGGCTCGTCGGTGGGGGCGATGTATGCCCGTTTCCTCGATTTTTGTGATCGCCTGGGCGTCAAGCGCACGCCCGCAACCAGCAGCGGCTTCGGCACGCATATTCATATTAAGGGCATCAACATCCTCAACGAAGACTGGGCCGATCATCCGCTGAATCCGTTTCAGGGCGAGGCCCGCGCGCTCACCCCGGCGGCCTATCGGTTTCGCATGATTGATAAGTACAAACTGTTTGGCGATTTGGAGTCCTGGTGGGAGCCAGAGATCGCTGCGCAAGACCGCTCGTTGCGTGATCTGATGCTGGCCAACGGCCACAGCGAGGCGGAAATTCGTTTGGGCATGGACACCAACCCAGGCTATGGCCACAGCATCGATGATCTGTCGGCGGTGCACATGATGCATGTGTGGAATTTCGCCCGCTCGCAGTTTGAGGCCGAGGCCCCCAACTTCTGGAACATCGAGGGCGGCAATTCCAGTTTGGTCAACGCCATGGCGGCGGCCCTAACCGGGGCGATTCACCGCAACACGCCGGTGGCCGGGATCCGCACGGGTGGGGCCGGGGTTGAAGTGGTGGCGGACGATGGCCGCGTGTTCACCGGCAAACGCGCTGTTGTCACGCTGCCGTTCTCGGCCCTGAAATTTGTGGCGTTTGATCCGGTGATCACCGGGGTGCAGGCGGAGGCCATTCAAACCATGCCCTATGGCGCGTGCTTCCATGCCTTCCTGGAGGTCGACGCCCCCTATTGGGAAGACGATGGCCTGCCGGCTGGCATGTGGATGGACACCACCCCGGGGCGCATGGGCCCGCAAACCGAAAACGGCGAAGCGGGCAGTCAAAACGTGGTCGGCCAATATGTGTTCGCCACCGGGCGTCTGGCGTCGTTCCTCAACCGGCTGCCGCAAGACCAAGCCGAGGCGCGGCTGATTGCCGATCTGGTGGCCGCCCGGCCCGCCGCCAAGGGCAAGGTGCGGGTGCGCCGCTCGTGGTCGTGGAGCAACGACCCCTATGCCGGGGGCATGTACGCCTATTGGCGACCCGGCATGATTGCCAAATACAAAGAGAAGATGATCCAGCCCACCGGCAGCATTCACTTTGCGGGCGAACACACCTCGCAATCTACCCGTGGCTTGGAAGGCGCGATGGAGTCCGGCGAACGCGCGGCGTTCGAAGTGCTCGATGTGCTGGGGTAG
- a CDS encoding type II toxin-antitoxin system RelE/ParE family toxin — protein sequence MSAASVKITRVFKTAWFAKAASKARIKDDELCKAIAQVMKGQCDTLGGGVFKKRLNKNRHRALILAKAGRHWMYEYLFAKKDRANIEDNELTAFRSLAKSYARLSENQIALLLADGDIIEICKGGDL from the coding sequence ATGAGCGCAGCCTCTGTTAAGATAACACGTGTGTTCAAAACGGCTTGGTTTGCCAAGGCGGCCTCAAAAGCGCGCATCAAGGATGATGAACTCTGCAAGGCCATCGCGCAGGTGATGAAAGGCCAGTGCGATACCCTTGGCGGCGGCGTGTTCAAAAAACGTCTCAACAAGAACCGGCATCGCGCCCTCATTCTCGCCAAAGCTGGACGGCATTGGATGTATGAATATTTGTTCGCCAAGAAAGACCGGGCAAATATTGAAGATAATGAACTTACCGCGTTTCGGTCGCTGGCCAAAAGTTACGCAAGGCTGAGCGAGAACCAGATCGCGCTGTTGCTTGCGGACGGTGACATCATAGAGATTTGTAAGGGTGGAGATTTGTAA
- a CDS encoding DNA-binding transcriptional regulator — MATKAKYKSDAFEAIHTSASALRKAGAIDKATMRNFDESCLTVPSEIKPEQIKQLREANHVSQPVFARYLNTSESTVEKWETGAKRPSGMALKLLTIVQKHGLQVLS; from the coding sequence ATGGCGACCAAAGCTAAATATAAAAGTGATGCCTTTGAGGCGATTCACACATCGGCCTCCGCGCTCCGCAAAGCCGGTGCCATCGACAAGGCGACGATGCGCAACTTTGATGAAAGCTGCCTGACAGTACCTTCCGAAATCAAACCTGAGCAGATCAAGCAGCTTCGCGAAGCCAACCATGTGAGTCAGCCCGTATTTGCCCGTTATCTCAACACCAGCGAAAGCACGGTCGAGAAGTGGGAGACGGGCGCGAAGCGTCCCAGTGGTATGGCGCTCAAGTTACTCACCATCGTGCAGAAGCACGGTTTGCAGGTGCTGTCTTAA
- a CDS encoding FAD-dependent oxidoreductase: MIQPTGGIHFAGEHTSQSTRGLEGAMESGERAAFVKCI, encoded by the coding sequence GTGATCCAGCCCACGGGCGGCATTCACTTCGCCGGGGAGCACACCTCGCAATCCACCCGTGGTTTAGAAGGCGCGATGGAGTCCGGCGAACGCGCTGCCTTCGTAAAGTGCATTTAG
- a CDS encoding FAD-dependent oxidoreductase, translated as MSQRFKIKPISKRHLLLGATAGLAASVLPAWRRAEAADKYGLIVIGGGTAGMPAAIFAAERGTRVLVIDKAPILGGTLDRSNGQIAAAGTVFQEAKGIQDSPDEHYADNMRINRNTADPVLTRLFVDNAGESVNWLAQNGYRVMEDHPTTGGGHEPFSKARYMWGAEEGVSIFKAMEPALLKGVESGRIDLMMSTGAVDLIQDATGAVLGVVTEDDTGNLQDHYGQHVLISSGGFAANPRMFQDMHGVPLTRDIAYPYSQGQGILLGQGAGGYVRGQDKFASIFGGLMADNIYPTQFEAYFSGNPARRPPREIYVNVHGDRFVREDYPGLDYREQALGKQPGLRMWVIADHEMMTTSTPFVGRWTLDQMMDGFETHSMFFKADSIDALGVKAGVNPQGLRKSVDQFNDAIDSGAPDPFGRVHRPSKISKGPFYAVIMTGWTVVSSAGLTVDGRLRVMRPNGTPVPNLYAAGEVLGAGVTSGKAFTNGSLVTPAITFGRLLGQKFLNFEV; from the coding sequence ATGAGCCAGCGATTCAAGATCAAACCGATCAGTAAGCGTCATTTGTTGCTGGGCGCGACAGCGGGTCTCGCGGCCAGCGTGCTGCCTGCGTGGCGACGGGCCGAGGCGGCAGACAAATATGGATTGATTGTCATTGGCGGCGGCACGGCTGGCATGCCGGCGGCGATTTTTGCGGCGGAACGTGGGACGCGGGTGCTGGTCATCGACAAAGCGCCTATTCTGGGCGGCACGCTTGATCGCTCCAACGGTCAGATCGCTGCAGCGGGCACCGTTTTTCAGGAGGCCAAGGGCATCCAGGACTCCCCAGACGAACATTATGCCGACAACATGCGCATCAACCGCAACACCGCAGACCCGGTGCTGACGCGGCTGTTTGTCGACAATGCTGGAGAGTCGGTGAACTGGCTGGCGCAGAATGGCTATCGCGTGATGGAGGATCACCCCACCACGGGCGGCGGCCATGAGCCCTTTTCCAAAGCCCGTTACATGTGGGGCGCGGAAGAAGGTGTGTCGATCTTCAAGGCCATGGAGCCTGCCTTGCTCAAGGGGGTTGAGTCGGGGCGCATTGATTTAATGATGAGCACCGGGGCTGTCGATCTGATCCAAGATGCCACGGGGGCTGTGCTTGGCGTGGTGACTGAAGATGATACGGGCAACCTGCAAGACCATTATGGCCAGCATGTGCTGATTTCCTCCGGTGGCTTTGCCGCCAACCCGCGTATGTTCCAAGACATGCACGGCGTGCCGCTCACCCGTGACATTGCCTATCCCTATAGTCAGGGGCAAGGCATTCTGCTGGGACAAGGCGCGGGCGGCTATGTGCGCGGACAAGATAAGTTCGCCAGTATTTTTGGCGGCCTGATGGCAGACAATATTTATCCAACCCAGTTTGAAGCCTACTTTAGTGGCAACCCTGCACGGCGACCGCCGCGCGAAATTTACGTCAACGTTCATGGTGATCGTTTTGTGCGCGAGGATTACCCGGGATTGGATTATCGCGAGCAAGCCCTGGGCAAGCAGCCCGGACTGCGCATGTGGGTCATTGCCGATCACGAAATGATGACAACCAGCACACCGTTTGTGGGCCGCTGGACTCTTGATCAAATGATGGACGGGTTTGAAACCCACTCCATGTTCTTTAAGGCCGACAGCATTGATGCTCTGGGGGTGAAGGCAGGGGTCAACCCACAAGGTCTGCGCAAGTCGGTTGATCAGTTTAATGACGCCATTGACAGCGGTGCGCCTGATCCGTTTGGCCGTGTGCACCGCCCGTCAAAAATTTCCAAGGGGCCGTTCTATGCTGTGATCATGACCGGATGGACGGTTGTGTCGTCGGCCGGACTGACCGTTGATGGGCGGCTCCGCGTGATGCGGCCCAATGGAACACCTGTGCCCAATCTTTATGCCGCAGGGGAAGTGCTCGGCGCTGGCGTGACCTCGGGTAAGGCTTTTACCAACGGCAGCTTGGTGACGCCGGCGATCACCTTTGGCCGTCTGCTCGGGCAAAAATTTCTGAATTTTGAGGTGTGA
- a CDS encoding class I SAM-dependent methyltransferase gives MMEQTPVHEQHNPDLLKIIPANAKRLIEVGCSSGALAREFKKTSPACDYLGLEIEPAYAALARRSCDRCLNLNLEESGDDFWSTVADRDCWIFGDVLEHFKDPWAVLSKIRAVIPPNGVVVACVPNTQHWSVQVKLSVGAFEYENAGLMDKTHLRWFTRQTLLKLFTETGFAVTEGFPRTFDEPQRDKFLPLIAQMAEAAGGDAKIAVADALPLQYVVKAVPK, from the coding sequence ATGATGGAGCAAACGCCGGTTCACGAGCAACACAACCCCGACCTGCTCAAAATAATTCCTGCAAACGCCAAGCGATTGATTGAGGTCGGCTGCAGTTCCGGTGCCCTGGCGCGTGAATTCAAAAAAACATCACCTGCGTGCGATTATCTGGGCCTAGAAATAGAGCCCGCCTACGCCGCCCTTGCGCGCCGGTCTTGTGACCGCTGCCTTAACCTGAATCTGGAAGAGTCCGGCGATGATTTCTGGTCTACCGTCGCGGACCGTGACTGCTGGATTTTCGGCGATGTTCTCGAACACTTCAAAGACCCCTGGGCCGTCTTAAGTAAAATACGCGCCGTCATCCCGCCAAACGGCGTTGTCGTCGCCTGTGTTCCTAACACCCAACATTGGTCCGTCCAGGTAAAACTCAGCGTCGGTGCTTTTGAGTATGAAAATGCCGGACTGATGGACAAAACCCACTTGCGTTGGTTCACGCGACAGACGTTGCTGAAACTTTTTACCGAGACGGGGTTCGCCGTTACCGAAGGCTTCCCGCGCACCTTCGATGAACCCCAGCGCGACAAATTCCTCCCCCTCATCGCGCAAATGGCCGAAGCCGCGGGCGGCGATGCAAAGATAGCGGTCGCCGACGCTCTACCTCTACAATATGTCGTAAAGGCTGTCCCTAAGTAG
- a CDS encoding glycosyltransferase — translation MRFVVASRASEADFYEKTATGRSLRLYNFPFLDVRLFPANSTGLPKLYNSVIKDCVNDPCTLIFAHDDLHILDFYWVNQIATALKRFQIVGVAGNTRRLPRQPSWAFIDTTGTWDSQEHLSGIVGHGTSFPPENLSIFGPVGQPVKLLDGLLLAAESSTFTANGLRFDERFDFHFYDIDLCRQAEQKNITCGTWPLSLIHESAGNYASQAWKDAYATYLAKWGE, via the coding sequence GTGAGATTCGTCGTCGCCTCGCGCGCCAGCGAGGCCGACTTCTATGAAAAAACCGCCACCGGGCGATCGCTGCGGCTCTATAACTTTCCCTTTTTGGACGTTCGGCTGTTTCCGGCGAACAGCACGGGTCTTCCGAAGCTCTACAACTCCGTCATTAAAGACTGCGTAAACGATCCCTGCACGCTGATTTTCGCCCACGACGATTTGCACATCCTCGATTTCTATTGGGTCAATCAGATCGCGACCGCCCTGAAGCGCTTTCAAATCGTCGGTGTTGCCGGCAACACGCGCCGCCTGCCGCGCCAACCGAGTTGGGCCTTCATCGACACCACAGGCACGTGGGACTCCCAGGAGCATCTCAGCGGTATCGTCGGCCACGGCACGAGCTTTCCACCGGAGAATCTGAGTATCTTTGGCCCCGTCGGCCAGCCCGTAAAATTGCTGGACGGCCTGCTCCTGGCCGCCGAGAGTAGCACCTTTACCGCCAATGGATTACGCTTTGACGAACGCTTCGATTTCCATTTCTACGACATAGACCTCTGCCGCCAGGCTGAACAGAAAAACATCACCTGCGGCACCTGGCCCCTGTCCTTGATCCATGAAAGCGCGGGAAACTATGCATCGCAAGCCTGGAAAGACGCCTACGCCACCTATCTCGCCAAGTGGGGCGAATGA